AAATTTGTAGTGCAATAAAATTCAACAAAAAAGTGGAACTTGAAACTGTCACCCAAAAACGTTGGCGTTTGCTCTTGGGCAGCGATGCACAGGAAGCCTTGCCCTGCGATTTGAGCAACAACGAATTGGGAATTGATAAAAGTTTACAGGCTCTTTACGACAGCGACCGCAAAGGCGGTTTGGGGGCTTCTTCGCCACAGGTATCGCGTTGGTTGGGCGATATACGCACTTATTTCCCGAGCAGCGTGGTAAAGATTATCCAGCAAGATGCCCTCAAACGCCTCAATCTCACTGCCTTACTTACCGAACCCGAACTATTAGACGGTATCGTTCCCGATGTTCATTTGGTGGCAAATCTGATGAGTTTGAGTAAATTGATACCCGAAAAAACTAAAGCTACCGCCAAACAGGTCATCAAAAAAGTAGTAGATGAATTGATGCAGCGATTGTCGGCGAGTACTCAGCAGGCAATATCCGGCAGCCTGAACCGCGCTTTCCGCAATCGTCACCCAAAAATCAATGAAATCAACTGGAACGAAACCATTAAAGCCAACCTCAAACATTATCAGGCAGCCTATAAAACCATCGTTCCCGAAACACTCATCGGCTACGGCAGAAAAAGAAAATCGCTAAAAAATATTGTTTTGTGTATAGACCAAAGCGGTTCTATGGGTACTTCGGTGGTGTATTCGGGGATTTTTGGGGCGGTGATGGCATCTATCCCCGCCATTAAAACCAATATGGTGGTATTTGATACAGAAGTTGCCGACCTCAGCGAGCAACTCCAAGATCCGGTAGAATTGCTGTTTGGTGTGCAGTTGGGCGGCGGCACGGATATTGATAAAGCCCTGAGCTACTGCCAGCAAATCATCTCGCGCCCCAACGACACGATTTTGGTACTCATATCTGACCTGTACGAAGGCGGCAATGCGGCAGAAATGCGCAAACGCATCGCACAAATTGCTGCTTCGGGTGTGCAGATGTTGGTGCTGCTCGCGCTCAACGATGAAGGTGCGCCTTATTACGACCACGCCAACGCCGAATATTGTGCCGCTTTACAAATTCCCGTTTTTGCCTGTACCCCCGATTTATTTCCCGAACTGATGGCAAGTGCTATCAGCAAACAAGATATTCCCACTTGGGCGAGCAGCCAAAACATCAAAATAGCCTAAAATAATTGTCTGTTTTTTACAAAAAAAAACAATTATTTTTACAATAATTCCTTTATCAATATTTGTGCGGCGGGCAAATGCTGCCAATGACAAAGCACCAACTGACGCAACAATAAGCGTTTATAATCTGCCGTACCGCGTGCATCACTGATGGGTGCAATTTCTTCGTCAATGCGTATGAGGGCAGTTTTTCAATTTCCGGTATTGATGTTTTTTCCGCTTAAAAAATCGCAGGTTTGCCGTAAATATTTAGGAAAAGGGGCTACCCCACCCGCCGATAAATGCACTTGCTCAAAAGCATTGCCGTCCGGCGAAAGCGTAGCACTGAACGCCGAATTGACCGAAGCAATATCCAAATAAGTGCGTTTGCTCACTTTTTCAAAATTAAAAACACTGCGAGTCGGCGGCGGCACAAATTCAAAATGGGTAATCACTTCATCGGGAGTTTTATCTAAGGTTTTATAAGCCTTATAAAAATTTTTCAAAGCCACTTTACGTGCCTTACCTTCTTTATTTTTTAAATGTACATCGGTTTCCAACACCAACAAAAAAACCGACATATCGCCAATCGGCGAAGCATTCACCACATTGCCCGCCAGCGTAGCCATATTGCGAATGGGCGTTGAAGATACCATTTTTACATAGCGTTTCAAATCAGAGAAAAACGATTGTATCAATGGCGACTCCGACCATTCCGTCACTGTCACCGAAGCCCCCACTTCGCAATTGCTTTGTGCGTTGAGGCGGATTTGTTGAAAATCCTTGTGTTCGTACAACAATTCCAAAGGTGCGTGTTTTACGGCGTGGTGCTTTTGAACAATTAAATCTGTGCCGCCGCCGATATTTAAAAGAACGGACGACGAGGCAGTTGAATTTTTATTTTGTGCGGATAATTTTTCTTGCAAAGCCGCCAAACGCTGCGGAATTTCAACAAAATAATCAGGAATAAAATTATTTTGAGCCAGCCACTCCAAAGTTTGAGCAGCGGGTTTTTCCGCAATTTGCTCGCAAATAAGAGCCGCCGCCCGTTCAATGGATTTGTAGCCGGTGCAGCGACACACGTTACCATCTATGGAGGCGATGGCATTTTCGTAGTCTTTTTGGGTTGTATCCATCGCAAAACCCGTGAGCGACATCACAAAACCGATAGTACAAAAACCGCATTGTGTGCCCTGACACGCCACCATCGCCTCTTGCACAGGCGACAGATTTTCGCCGTTGATGCCCTCCACCGTCACAATATGTTTGCCGTGTGCATTGCCCAAAGGCATCAGGCAACTCGTCATAGAGCGATAGCGCAAGGTAGCGTTTTCAAAATCGCCAACCAATACGGTACAAGCACCGCAATCACCTTCGCGACAACCGATTTTAGTGCCGCGCAACCGCTTATGATAACGAACAAAATCCAACACCGTACTGCCCGCAGGCAAGTCGGTGCTGATATGCTGACGGTTGAGAATAAATTGTATCATTTAATAGCTGATTTTCTGTGTGCTTTCCGCCCATTTTTTAAAAGCCTCCAAAGCCTCATCGCGCATTATCTGCTGTGTGAAAATACTTCTTTTTTCCAAAGGTTTGGCGATTTCTTCGTAAATAAACTGGTCGTCAAAATCAATGGCGGCGGCATCGGCTTTTCCGTTGGCAAAATAGAGGCGGTCGGGGCGCGCCCAATAAATAGCTCCCAAACACATCGGGCAGGGTTCGCAGCTGCTGTAAATTTCGCAGCCCTCCAACTGAAAAGTCCCCAGTACGGCACAGGCATTGCGGATAGCCACCACTTCGGCGTGGGCGGTGGGGTCCTTGGCAGCCGTAACGCTGTTAGCCCCCCGCGCAATGATTTCGCCATTTTTTACCACCACAGCCCCAAAGGGACCACCACGCCCGCTTTCTACATTATCTATTGAAAGGCGTATGGCTTCTTGCATGAAAGTAGTGTTCATAAATCAAATAAAAGTATTTTTTAAATGAGGAGCTAAAGTACAATAAAAACAAAAACCCCGCTATCATTGAATACAAAAAATACTTTTCCGTTACTCATTTGCTTTGTTTTTCTTTTTAAACCATTGCTGAGGATTACCTAAATTTCTGCCGTAGTGAAATAAAATACCGCCATACCGTGCTTTGTTTTCTATATAACCGTGATAACCCTCTCCTGCTATCTTTGCGCTGTATGTATATTTTTTTAATACAGAAAGCCCGAAATTGTAGTATATCTCTGCATAGAAACGGTGTTTTTTATTTTGGAATGATATAAAAAACCATTGGAAACTACCAAATGTGGCGAAACACGATGTATTACTCTGACTCCCGTTCTATAAAAACTGATTTCACCGTTACTTCCTCCTGTCATGGGAGATGGAGAATGATATTGAATTTGATTTACTCCTAATCCACCGCCAATACAGTATTGAAATTTATTTTTTACTACACTAAGTTTTCTCTCATATAGAAGTCTATAATTATGTTCAAACATGCCTCCCTGATACTGCTTTTTTAAAATAGTGCTTGTTAATACACCCGCCGACACAGCGGGGGCATATTTTCCATATTTTAGGCGAAAGATATGTTTGGGGGTTTCATATACCACACCCAAAGCGCGCCCTACGGTAAAGGTCGGAAAAGACTGTAAGTAAGGTGTTGCAGGCTCTGAAGTTTGGTGCATTTTGTGCCAGCCCAAACTACCACCTAAAGAAATTTCGGCATAAAGTTGTTGCGCTACACAAAAATTTATTTGCAGCAACCAAAGGAAAGAGGCAGAAATGAAGAGAGAGAATTTCATAAATTTTAATATATAAAGGGTCTAAATATTAAACAGTAACAGGAATTTATGAAAACTCCCGTTACTATTGATTCGTTTTTTTATAACGATACTATTGACCTACTATTTCTTCTGTTTCTCTATATTCAGGCAGCAAAGTACAAACATTCGTAAAACCCACCCAAGTTTTTAATTTAAAAACAGATAGGCATCTTGTACCCTGATAGTGCATGTGTTCCCAAGAGGTGCCCCAATCTGCGAATTGTCCACAATCTAATATATCGGTAGCTGGAGGAGCATCCAAACAAACAACAGGTTTATAGCCCGCTCCCGCATTTTTACATCTTTTCTTCCATTCCGTATTATATCCGACACTAAAAGAAGTAGCATCATCAATACCCCAACAACTTATGCCGGAACTACATTTATGCTTAAATTTAGATTGTAGTTTGCGCCATACGCCATAACTGTTATAAATACTTTTCAATCTTATTTGGTAAGTATTTCCACTATTTTTCATTGTACAATATTCTTCTTTTTCCGTACCATCCTCTTTTTCTTGCTTACAAGTTTCACCACAGCCAAATATTCCTTTTTCCAAACCTTCAAACACATCATCATTAAAGCTATATATTTGTTCATTAGTTAAATTATTTGCTCTGTAATTAACCAAACTATATACCTTTATTTCTTTGCTACTCGGGAAAAATTTAAAATACCATTCCCCAATAATAATTTCATGATTAGCATTAATTGTTGATAATAATTTTTTGTCGTCAATATTAAATTGTTCTATTTTTTCATCTATCGCATTTGGATCTGTAGCTCCTGCAATAACCGTTTTATACAGACTGCTAAAGCCCGTCATAGCTTGTAGGCTCTTCAATTTAGTAGAGTCATCCAAAGATACCATATATTCTTCAAAATGTGCTTCATTTTTGAAATTTAAAATACCTTTTTCTATGGTAGGATTACCATAATCAACAGTTTGATCTACTCGTAAATTTTCATTCTCGTTTAAGTTATCCTTTTGGCAAGACCATAAAGAAAAGACGAATAAGACCAAAAATAATTGTGTAATTTTCATAAATATTTTTTAAAATTTGCCTACACTAACGCTTTCGGCATTTGCACCTTTTACTCTATTTGGTGGGTTTTCAAAGGTAACTTCTCCCCACTACAAATTTTGTGTCACCATTGCAATAAAAAAATATCTGTACACCTAATTTATCGGTAATACAAAGTTATCTGTTTTATAAAATAGCGTATATAACTAAAAATTCTAAAATAGAACCTGTAGTTCTAATTTAGAATTGATTAATTTTTGTTAAAAATAAGAAAAAATTTTTATTTAACAAGATAAAGCATATATTTGGAGTGATTAACTATAACTAATAAACTCTGCTATAAAAATTACTATGAATAATTTAGGAAAAAACATTCGTCATTTACGCGAGTTACGCAATTATACACAAGCGTATGTAGCAAGCCAATTGGGTATTTCTCAACGTGCTTATAGTAAAATAGAGCAATGTGCCGATAATATCTCTATGAAACGTCTGCAACATATTGCACAAATACTAAGTGTATCCGTAAAAGACATTATAGATTTTGAAGATAAATTATCTCGTATCCTAACGATTCCTACAGAAAATATATTGAAACTTCTGTAAAAACATACAATAAAAAACCTCTCCCCTACCGCCGTTCAAATTCCTGATGGCATTGCTTGATGGTATAAAGCAAATCGTAGGCAATGGCATTTAAAATAAAATCTTCGGGTAAATTGCAATAGCGCATCAGGGCTTCTAATTCGGCGGGGTCTTTGATGCCGGTGAGGAGCGATACCATTTCGGGGTTGTATTTTTTGGCAATGATACGCTTGCGTTCTTCGGCAGCAAAAATGCGCTCGCGTCGCCGTTCAAATTTACCTTCGCGGCTCACCATTTTATACAAATGCGTAAAAAGCCCCGTCACCGCCACACCATTTCCGCTGGAGGAGGGACCATAAGTAACATCATTGTTGCCGCCTAAGAGTGGCTTGGCGGTATTTTTGATTTCGGGCAAATTCAGAGGAAGTTCCTCTTTGGGCAGTTCCATTGCGATAGCGGCTTGCTTGAGGTCGTAGTAGGTTTTCCAAGGCACAATGATAACGGGTTTAAGAATATAGTCGCGGGGAGTCATAAAAATAGTGGGCATCAGTTGTTCGTAGTTGATGCTTTCATTGACGACCAAAGTGTCCATATCGTAGCCTAATGCCGAAAAAACAATCTGGTCGCCATCAACGCCGCCTACTACAAATTCTCCGTTTTCTCCGGTATAAGTAAACTGATTGCGCTGTACGTTGGCAATACTCGTATATTCCAAAGGGCTTTTGTCGTGTTCGGCAAGCACATGCCCCCGAATAATAATCCATCGCTTCAGCTCCTGCGCTTTTATATTGTTATTATTTATCAAAAAAGCACAGCAAGCCACAAGCCCTGCAATGATGTATCGTACAAAGTTTTTAATTGGCACCGGTTAGTTTTTTAAAAATGTCTTCCAAATTGCTTTGCTCTTTTTGAAGGGTAAGCAAAGTAAACCCGTTGGCTACGGAAAAACGATAGATGGCGGCGCGTAAATCCTCGTTGGAGGCACTGCTGAAATGCCAAATCTGAGGTGTGTCGCCCTGCCTTATAGTGGCTTCGCCGAAATATTGCCGGAGGCGTTCCGAAGAAATTATTTCGGCAAATTCTGCCAAAAAAGATACCTGCCCCGCCACCCGCGCCATAATTCGGTCGGTGGGGTCATCTGCCACTATTTTTCCTTGATTGATGATGATGATACGGTCGCAAACAGCCTGTACTTCTTGCAAAATATGTGTGCTAAACAAGACCGTTTTTTCTTTTCCCAAATTGCGAATGAGCTGGCGAATATCGTGCAGTTGGTTGGGGTCTAAGCCGGAGGTGGGTTCGTCCAAAATCAATACGGGCGGGTTGTGCAGAATCGCCTGCGCCAAGCCCACGCGCTGACGATAGCCTTTTGACAACTGCCCGATTTTTTTGTTGCTTTCCGGCGACAAACCGGTGGTAGCAATGACTTCTTCAATGCGGGTGCGTGCTTGCGGAAGGCGATAAATAGCTGCCACCGATTGCAAATATTCCCGCACATACATTTCCAAATACAAAGGATTGTGCTCGGGCAAATAACCGATGTGGCGACGTGCCTGTATGGGTTGTCGGGCAGCATCTATGCCATTTATCTGAATATCGCCGCTATCTGCCTGCAAATAGCCGCTTATCATACGCAAGGTGCTGCTCTTTCCTGCCCCGTTGGGTCCCAAAAAACCTACTACTTCCCCGTTTCGCAACGAAAAACTTACATTGCTCACAGCTTGTTGTTGTCCGAAGCGTTTATTTAATCCTTGTACTTCAACTGCCATATTTGAAAATTAAGTAAGCAAATTTGCTATATTTTACGCCGAAATCATCTGCTTTATTCCAAGCAGCACAGCATTTTTATCATTCTTTAACACAGAAAATTTTTCCTTTTCTTTACTGCAATATTTTAAACCACTGTGTGGCAACATTTTTTATTCGCCGCCGCTTTCGTCCATTTCCAATTCTTTGGTTTTGTCGCCGCTATCCAATTTAGAGTTAGAGCGCAATTTGGCTTCTGCTTTTTGGAGTTTTTCGCGGGCTTCTGCCATCAAATCGGGATCGCCGGTATAGTTGTCGGCAACGCTCTGATAAGTGGCTTTAGCTTGATAGAAGTCGTTCTTTTTTTCATAAATATCCCCTAACAAAACAAAAGCTTTGGCTACCCAATATACAAATCCGGGAGTTTCTCTGTCCACACGATAACAGGCATCTTTAGATTTATCGAGTTCATTTTGTTTAAAAGCAATATAAGCCAGCCAATAACGGGCTTCTGCGCCCATCTCGTTCGTATTGGCTTTGGCAACTTGTTCCATTTTACTTTTGGCATCGCTCCATTTGCTTTGCTCTATATACATTTTTCCTAAATAATAATGTGCTTCGGCGGCGTGTTCGTGGCTTACGTCATTGCTTGCCAGCAGTTGTTTGCCGTAAGTTTCAAGCTCGCTGAATTTGCGCAGTTCGTAGCAGGTGCGCACCATACCGCGCAATGCTTCCGCTTGTGTTTCTTTGTTGCTGCTGTTGTTTTTGAGAATCTGTTTGTAATAATCATACGCCGAAGCATAGTTTTTATTGATATAAAAAGCGATACGCGCTGCTTTATCCATTGCTTTTTCGCGAAATAAATTGCTGTTGCTTTGCAATACATAATCGTAGTCGGGCTGGGCATCGGTGTATTGTTTGTTGGCATACAGGCACTCGCCGCGATAAAAATGCGCATACAGTGCATTAGAGCCGTAAGGATAGCTATTGATATATTTAGTAAAATCGCGGATAGCAACAGTACAGTCGCCGCGCTCAAAAGCTACTTCGGCAAACTGATACAAATCTTTTTCCTGCTGCGAGGCGGTACTCTGCACCTGAACGGGAGCGCGTTTGAGAAAATCAAAATATTCATCGCTTTTGCCTAATGACAAATACACATCGCGTATATTCGTGAGGGCTTCTTTGGCTTCGGGCAAATCGGGCTGCTCGCTGATGAGGCGTTGGTAGGCTTGCAATGCTTCATTAAACATACCCAAATTGTAATATGCCAAACCTATTTCGTTGAGGGCGGTAGCATAGTATTTGCTGTCGGGATACGATTCTATCAACTGGCGGTAGGAAGCAATGGCACTGCGGTGGTCTTCCTGCAAAGCGTAGGTCACTGCCGTTTGATACACGGCATCATCTGCAAAATCGGAGTTGGTGTAGTTGCTTTTTACTTTTTGGAGTGTATTTATTTTTTGTGTATAATTTTTATTCAATCCGAAAATCATACCCGTTTGATACAGCGCATAATCCGCGCCGCTGCCACCGCGCTGCACCACTTCGTCGTAGCGTTGCTGGGCTTTTGGATAATTTTTTTGCATAAAATAGCAGTCGCCGCTACGCAAAATAGCATCGGCGAGGAGGCGTTCGCGGTTGCTCTGCTGCAATCCGGTGGCGGAGCGGTCGAAGTAGTCGCCTGCCTGTGCAAAATTTCGCTGTTTAAAATAGCAGTAGCCAATAGAATAATTGGCAGTTCCTACGTTGGCATCGGTATAGGTGAGCGACGAAGGGTTGGAGGTGATATAATTGCTGTATGCAGTAATGGCATCGGAAAAGCGGTTGTTTTTGAATAAAATTTCGGCTTTCCAAAAATTTGCCAAAGCATTCAGGTTGCGGTCTTGCGAATATTGCAGCGATTTATCAAAATTAATCAAAGCATTGTCATAATCGCGGCTATTGAACAAATCCACACCTCTATTGAAAGTGACGCGCTGATATGCCACCTGCAAAGCGGAAGTTTTATTGGGTATTTTTTCAATAATTTCAATGGCTTCGACGTAATTTTTGGAAGTATCAAAAAGTTTGCCGAGCAAATCCTGTGCTTCGCCAGAGTAGCGCGAATTAGGATAAGCAAAAATAAAATCTTTTAGGGTGTTGATAGCTTTTGAATATTGTTGGAGTTCATAAGCTACTTTTCCGGTGTTAAAAATCGCCGCTTCCTTGATTTCGGCATCAAAAGAAAGACGTGCGGCACTTTCAAAAGAAGCCAAGGCTTTTTCTTTTTCGTTGGTTTTTAAATAACAATCTGCCAAATGATACATAGCATTTTGCCCGATGCTATCCTGCAAAGTGTTGAGTTCCAAAAAGTTGGCAATGGCTTTATCATACAAACCAAATTGATATTGCGTAAATCCGAGAATATATAAATCTTCTTTGCTCACTTTGGCTGATTTTTCTACATAATACTGCAAATGCGGCAATGCTTTCTGATAGTTTTGCTGTTCATAATACACCTGCCCCACCATTTTGCGCAGTTCGCGCTCGTATTTCAGCCCTTTGTTGCTGAGTTTCGGCTCGGCATAGCTGATAACGCCGCCGTAATCTTTTTTCTGAAACATAATGAGCGTGATGTAATATGGCATCGCCGCCTGATATTTCTTTTCCTGCTCGGCGGCTCTGAAATACTGCAGAGCCTTGTCGTATTCTTTTTTATCGTATTCAATAAATCCGAGATAATAATTGGCATCGCCGCCATATTCGCCTTTGCCCGCTATTTTTTCAAAACGTTCTTTGGCTTTGTCAAAATTTTTGGAAACCAAATAGCCGTAAGCCACCATAAAATGCAGTTGGTTGCTTTCTTTGCTCGTCAAATCCTGCGGGTATGTTTGGTTTTCGAGGGCGATGATGCCGGCAAATTCTTTCTTTTTGAAAAAAATTTGTACCAACTCGTAGTTAGCGCGGCTGAGGTATTGGCGGTTGTTGCCGTAGTTGCGCGTAAATTCGGTGAGTAGATGCACCGTGTTGGGGTGGCGCAGTTTTTTGGCACAAATCGCCGCTTTGAAGGCAGCAGCAATGCGGTCGTCGTGGTCGGTGATATGGGTG
The window above is part of the Sphingobacteriales bacterium genome. Proteins encoded here:
- a CDS encoding VWA domain-containing protein gives rise to the protein MELETVTQKRWRLLLGSDAQEALPCDLSNNELGIDKSLQALYDSDRKGGLGASSPQVSRWLGDIRTYFPSSVVKIIQQDALKRLNLTALLTEPELLDGIVPDVHLVANLMSLSKLIPEKTKATAKQVIKKVVDELMQRLSASTQQAISGSLNRAFRNRHPKINEINWNETIKANLKHYQAAYKTIVPETLIGYGRKRKSLKNIVLCIDQSGSMGTSVVYSGIFGAVMASIPAIKTNMVVFDTEVADLSEQLQDPVELLFGVQLGGGTDIDKALSYCQQIISRPNDTILVLISDLYEGGNAAEMRKRIAQIAASGVQMLVLLALNDEGAPYYDHANAEYCAALQIPVFACTPDLFPELMASAISKQDIPTWASSQNIKIA
- a CDS encoding nucleoside deaminase, with amino-acid sequence MNTTFMQEAIRLSIDNVESGRGGPFGAVVVKNGEIIARGANSVTAAKDPTAHAEVVAIRNACAVLGTFQLEGCEIYSSCEPCPMCLGAIYWARPDRLYFANGKADAAAIDFDDQFIYEEIAKPLEKRSIFTQQIMRDEALEAFKKWAESTQKISY
- a CDS encoding helix-turn-helix transcriptional regulator — translated: MNNLGKNIRHLRELRNYTQAYVASQLGISQRAYSKIEQCADNISMKRLQHIAQILSVSVKDIIDFEDKLSRILTIPTENILKLL
- a CDS encoding ATP-binding cassette domain-containing protein, whose amino-acid sequence is MAVEVQGLNKRFGQQQAVSNVSFSLRNGEVVGFLGPNGAGKSSTLRMISGYLQADSGDIQINGIDAARQPIQARRHIGYLPEHNPLYLEMYVREYLQSVAAIYRLPQARTRIEEVIATTGLSPESNKKIGQLSKGYRQRVGLAQAILHNPPVLILDEPTSGLDPNQLHDIRQLIRNLGKEKTVLFSTHILQEVQAVCDRIIIINQGKIVADDPTDRIMARVAGQVSFLAEFAEIISSERLRQYFGEATIRQGDTPQIWHFSSASNEDLRAAIYRFSVANGFTLLTLQKEQSNLEDIFKKLTGAN
- a CDS encoding tetratricopeptide repeat protein, with amino-acid sequence MNSRHFIAFCLLIAAHVSLFAQYTAVYQEGNSLYRQGSEAFERENYSLAQQKFEEFLALPANAATHITDHDDRIAAAFKAAICAKKLRHPNTVHLLTEFTRNYGNNRQYLSRANYELVQIFFKKKEFAGIIALENQTYPQDLTSKESNQLHFMVAYGYLVSKNFDKAKERFEKIAGKGEYGGDANYYLGFIEYDKKEYDKALQYFRAAEQEKKYQAAMPYYITLIMFQKKDYGGVISYAEPKLSNKGLKYERELRKMVGQVYYEQQNYQKALPHLQYYVEKSAKVSKEDLYILGFTQYQFGLYDKAIANFLELNTLQDSIGQNAMYHLADCYLKTNEKEKALASFESAARLSFDAEIKEAAIFNTGKVAYELQQYSKAINTLKDFIFAYPNSRYSGEAQDLLGKLFDTSKNYVEAIEIIEKIPNKTSALQVAYQRVTFNRGVDLFNSRDYDNALINFDKSLQYSQDRNLNALANFWKAEILFKNNRFSDAITAYSNYITSNPSSLTYTDANVGTANYSIGYCYFKQRNFAQAGDYFDRSATGLQQSNRERLLADAILRSGDCYFMQKNYPKAQQRYDEVVQRGGSGADYALYQTGMIFGLNKNYTQKINTLQKVKSNYTNSDFADDAVYQTAVTYALQEDHRSAIASYRQLIESYPDSKYYATALNEIGLAYYNLGMFNEALQAYQRLISEQPDLPEAKEALTNIRDVYLSLGKSDEYFDFLKRAPVQVQSTASQQEKDLYQFAEVAFERGDCTVAIRDFTKYINSYPYGSNALYAHFYRGECLYANKQYTDAQPDYDYVLQSNSNLFREKAMDKAARIAFYINKNYASAYDYYKQILKNNSSNKETQAEALRGMVRTCYELRKFSELETYGKQLLASNDVSHEHAAEAHYYLGKMYIEQSKWSDAKSKMEQVAKANTNEMGAEARYWLAYIAFKQNELDKSKDACYRVDRETPGFVYWVAKAFVLLGDIYEKKNDFYQAKATYQSVADNYTGDPDLMAEAREKLQKAEAKLRSNSKLDSGDKTKELEMDESGGE